The DNA sequence GAGATAGATCATTTGCGAACAAAAATTTTTGGAAACCAAGGTGCTATACGTCGGGCAATGAAAGGGTTAGCGTCTTTACCAGCTGATGAAAAACCATCCATTGGTAAGGTCATAAATGAAACAAAAGATGAGTTAGAGCGGCTTATCGCTGCCAAGGTCGAAGAAATTGAGGCAAGTGAATTTAATAAAAAGCTTGGCCTCCAACCACTTGAATTTTCCATTGACAATCCAGGCCAACGAGGAACACTGCATCCCATTACCCAGATTCAGAGAAAAATCGAAGAAATCTTTGGTCGAATGGGGTTCACCGTGGCCCGAGGCACTGAAATTGAAACTGAGTGGTTTTGCTTCGACGCACTGAACACTCCTGAAAATCATCCGGCCCGAGATGAGATGGATACCTTTTTTTTGCCCGATGAAGTGGTCGTGTCATCAACCAGTAAACACTTGAGTGAACGCTATTTACTACGTTCACATACCTCCACAGTCCAAATTAGAACCATGATGAAAGAAAGGCCTCCATTGAAAATAATTGCTCCGGGAAGGACATTTCGGCGAGACACGGTCGATGCAACCCACAGTGCAAATTTTCATCAGTGCGAGGGTTTATATGTGGCCGAAAATGTTACGGTTTGTGATTTGAAGGCGATTTTAAACTTTTTGCTACATAGTCTTTTCGGCGATGACATAAAGTTTCGACTACGACCAAGTTTTTTCCCATTCACCGAACCAAGTTTCGAAGTCGATATGATGTCCAAACATCTGGGATCTCTGAGCAATCAATGGATAGAAATACTTGGTTGCGGAATGGTTGATCCAGAAGTATTTAGCGCCGTTGGCTACGATCCAAATCAATGGTCAGGCCTTGCTTTCGGTGTTGGTTTGGAAAGAATCGCTATGCTACTGCATGGCATCGATGACGTCAGAATGTTTTACCAGAATGATCTAAGATTTTTAAATCAGTTTGCCTAGGGCTCGAGTTCACATGTCTAATATTCACCCATCTGCCATAGTCAGCGACTCAGCTCTTCTCGAAGATGGAGTGACA is a window from the Puniceicoccales bacterium genome containing:
- the pheS gene encoding phenylalanine--tRNA ligase subunit alpha; protein product: MVQDGIDLASLAEQIDVIKRQLVDAVSPSEIDHLRTKIFGNQGAIRRAMKGLASLPADEKPSIGKVINETKDELERLIAAKVEEIEASEFNKKLGLQPLEFSIDNPGQRGTLHPITQIQRKIEEIFGRMGFTVARGTEIETEWFCFDALNTPENHPARDEMDTFFLPDEVVVSSTSKHLSERYLLRSHTSTVQIRTMMKERPPLKIIAPGRTFRRDTVDATHSANFHQCEGLYVAENVTVCDLKAILNFLLHSLFGDDIKFRLRPSFFPFTEPSFEVDMMSKHLGSLSNQWIEILGCGMVDPEVFSAVGYDPNQWSGLAFGVGLERIAMLLHGIDDVRMFYQNDLRFLNQFA